One Turneriella parva DSM 21527 genomic region harbors:
- a CDS encoding hemolysin family protein has protein sequence MLSIAIFIACLIVAAFFAATEVAFFSLSALNVTRGNRARLEKLFLQKNDIIAMLLTGNNLAIVIGTLALDSLLPPEREWQYKALVFLMELALFFLLSEALPKAIGRRKNLLLLEKSYFIIWMFYYLLLPLSYVFLKISRLIGKVGTEKHDDARLEVFRFISEHTGESKLPLTESLATYSSTTIREIMTPMSELYSLPASATLAECAEGLEKSSYSRYPVYETIPAEIAGYIDLRDLLDKTGSMRVKQVMRPAHFFPYSLKVEQLHSEMRQLGEAMVFVVNEYGLILGMVTEENLAEELVGDIFSHDQKLETHYMEAAEAGGFTVDCLMDIDDFSKAFNASIQKENFETLAGYLLAACGRIPLKGEELDLTPGKFTILEASRRAVRRVHFKPRRAFARQ, from the coding sequence ATGCTTAGCATCGCCATCTTTATCGCCTGCCTGATTGTTGCCGCTTTTTTCGCCGCGACCGAAGTGGCTTTCTTCAGCTTGTCGGCACTGAATGTCACGCGGGGCAACCGCGCGCGCCTCGAAAAGCTGTTCTTGCAGAAGAATGACATTATCGCGATGCTGCTCACGGGCAATAATCTTGCGATAGTCATCGGTACGCTCGCGCTCGATTCGTTGCTGCCACCTGAACGCGAATGGCAGTACAAGGCTCTTGTTTTTTTGATGGAGCTTGCGCTGTTCTTTCTGCTTTCAGAAGCATTGCCGAAAGCCATCGGACGGCGCAAGAACCTGCTCTTGCTTGAGAAATCCTACTTTATTATCTGGATGTTCTACTACCTGCTGTTACCGCTGAGCTATGTCTTTCTCAAGATTTCACGCCTCATTGGCAAAGTCGGCACTGAAAAGCACGATGACGCCCGCCTCGAAGTGTTTCGCTTTATATCAGAGCATACGGGTGAAAGCAAATTGCCGCTCACCGAGTCGCTCGCGACGTATTCAAGCACGACGATTCGCGAGATCATGACGCCGATGAGCGAACTCTATTCGCTGCCCGCGAGCGCGACACTTGCCGAATGCGCCGAGGGGCTTGAAAAAAGTTCTTATTCGCGCTACCCGGTCTACGAAACGATACCGGCAGAGATTGCAGGGTACATCGACCTGCGCGACCTGCTCGACAAGACCGGCAGCATGCGCGTGAAGCAGGTGATGCGGCCCGCGCATTTTTTTCCGTATTCTCTCAAAGTCGAGCAGTTGCATTCAGAGATGCGGCAGCTCGGCGAAGCTATGGTATTCGTCGTAAATGAATATGGTCTCATTCTCGGCATGGTAACAGAAGAAAATCTCGCCGAAGAACTTGTGGGTGATATTTTCAGCCATGACCAGAAGCTCGAGACGCATTATATGGAAGCTGCAGAAGCCGGGGGCTTTACCGTCGACTGCCTTATGGACATCGACGATTTCAGCAAAGCATTCAACGCCTCGATTCAAAAAGAAAACTTCGAAACTCTTGCAGGTTATCTGCTCGCAGCCTGCGGCAGAATACCCCTCAAAGGTGAGGAGCTCGATCTCACACCCGGCAAATTCACCATTCTCGAAGCATCACGCCGTGCCGTGCGTCGTGTGCATTTTAAGCCCAGACGTGCATTTGCGCGCCAGTAA
- a CDS encoding CNNM domain-containing protein produces MFALLIIVLTLLSAFYSGSEAAIFSQDIGRLQRIGGERFHHKLRKNIIAWLKRPERIITGLLLGNLIVNIAMTNLAETIITAEFGNFAHREIVLSLVITLYVLTFGEVIPKIIALIFKDTWVRILHLPLRVWFRFTGRVTIPFDRLTAALVKPLKPVKSTLSESELVEAVRFAEDHGLLRAEEMLMLSRSIAFYHNDIYSAMIPRSQALMLPEGTSVVQARKAFIGSPHNFAVIYRKNSVEIEGVVYLRGVVQLLLARKKDLSDKMHPVEFLPASFSLSEALSALMQNRRDLAVVVDEAGAFIGAVTLRGIINHILGASFTATPKDQYLTQLDSRRYRVSAQMPLDRFNEIFRSNLNAEISETIGGFILERLDGFPHGDKEVEIGSLIFKSFRVEEHRIRDFVLVVKKNA; encoded by the coding sequence ATGTTCGCGCTGCTGATCATCGTGCTCACGCTGCTCAGCGCCTTTTATTCGGGCAGCGAAGCCGCCATCTTCTCTCAGGATATCGGCCGTCTGCAGCGCATCGGTGGCGAACGGTTTCACCATAAGCTGCGAAAGAATATTATCGCGTGGCTCAAGCGCCCCGAACGCATCATTACCGGCCTCTTGCTCGGCAACCTGATCGTCAACATTGCCATGACGAATCTTGCGGAGACGATCATAACCGCGGAATTCGGCAATTTTGCGCACCGCGAGATTGTGCTGTCGCTCGTGATCACACTCTACGTGCTCACGTTCGGCGAAGTCATACCCAAGATCATCGCCCTCATCTTTAAGGATACCTGGGTGAGAATTTTGCACCTGCCGCTCAGGGTCTGGTTTCGTTTCACGGGGCGGGTCACGATACCCTTCGACAGGCTGACGGCGGCGTTGGTGAAACCCTTGAAGCCGGTGAAGAGCACACTCAGCGAAAGCGAGCTCGTCGAAGCGGTCAGGTTCGCCGAAGACCACGGCCTTTTGCGGGCAGAAGAGATGCTGATGCTCTCGCGCTCGATCGCGTTTTACCATAACGACATCTACTCGGCGATGATTCCGCGTTCGCAGGCGCTGATGTTGCCCGAAGGCACGAGCGTCGTGCAGGCACGAAAGGCCTTTATCGGTTCACCGCATAATTTTGCCGTCATCTACCGCAAGAACTCGGTAGAGATAGAAGGTGTGGTATACCTGCGCGGGGTTGTACAGCTGCTGCTCGCCCGCAAGAAAGACCTCAGCGACAAAATGCATCCAGTCGAGTTTTTGCCGGCATCATTCTCGCTGAGCGAGGCTCTTTCGGCGCTTATGCAAAACCGTCGCGACCTCGCCGTTGTCGTCGATGAAGCGGGCGCGTTCATCGGTGCTGTGACGCTGCGCGGCATTATCAACCACATTCTGGGCGCGAGTTTTACCGCGACACCCAAAGATCAGTACCTGACGCAGCTTGATTCGCGCCGCTACCGGGTTTCGGCGCAGATGCCGCTCGACCGGTTCAATGAAATTTTTCGTTCGAACCTCAACGCTGAAATCAGTGAAACAATCGGAGGCTTCATTCTCGAGCGGCTCGATGGTTTCCCTCATGGCGATAAAGAAGTCGAGATCGGCTCACTCATCTTTAAGTCATTTCGCGTCGAAGAGCACCGTATTCGCGACTTCGTATTGGTAGTAAAAAAGAATGCTTAG
- a CDS encoding alpha/beta fold hydrolase — protein sequence MYSFERYPVPKGYFTARDGVQLPWFEYGNLKASHTILFLNGFTCNQYNIAKVVATLGVDYRIVTFDYRGQGLAYRERYKKVSIDAVLDDIDALHEHIGRIPVLLFGYSMGCQLAVEWNYRDNTRVIGLVLLLGIYGNIFDSFLNTKIFAPMLNATYHAFPFLKPILKRTWRTAHRLPFAIRLALGKGTLLNPDRVNEAELRPFLDQLAELDFEYILHMSHAIHHHTNEGQFDRIKAPCLIISGEADLFALPQHSERVHQAVAASWYFSIPAGTHNAVLEHSEEITSWIAEFLREKNLAAG from the coding sequence ATGTACAGCTTTGAACGCTATCCGGTACCGAAGGGGTATTTCACCGCCCGAGACGGTGTTCAGCTGCCCTGGTTTGAGTACGGCAATCTCAAAGCCTCGCACACGATATTGTTTCTGAATGGCTTCACGTGTAACCAGTACAATATTGCCAAGGTTGTCGCCACATTGGGTGTCGACTATCGAATCGTGACATTCGACTATCGCGGTCAGGGGCTCGCCTACCGCGAACGTTACAAGAAAGTCTCGATCGACGCAGTGCTCGACGACATCGACGCGTTGCACGAGCATATAGGCAGAATTCCGGTGCTGCTCTTCGGTTACAGCATGGGCTGCCAGCTCGCCGTCGAATGGAATTACCGCGACAACACGCGCGTCATCGGCCTCGTGCTGCTTTTAGGTATCTATGGAAACATCTTCGACTCTTTTCTGAACACGAAAATCTTCGCACCGATGCTGAATGCTACCTACCATGCATTCCCTTTTCTGAAGCCGATACTCAAGCGCACCTGGCGCACGGCGCACCGCCTGCCCTTTGCGATACGCCTCGCTCTCGGCAAGGGCACTCTGCTGAACCCCGACCGCGTGAACGAAGCCGAACTGCGGCCGTTTCTCGACCAGCTTGCAGAGCTCGATTTTGAATACATTTTGCATATGTCGCACGCCATTCACCACCACACGAATGAAGGCCAGTTCGATCGCATCAAGGCGCCTTGCCTCATAATTTCCGGCGAAGCCGACCTCTTCGCGCTGCCGCAACATTCAGAACGCGTTCACCAGGCAGTCGCCGCGTCATGGTATTTCTCGATACCGGCCGGCACGCACAATGCAGTGCTTGAGCATTCTGAAGAGATTACGAGTTGGATAGCCGAGTTTTTACGCGAAAAGAATCTGGCTGCCGGGTGA